One genomic region from Cellulomonas fengjieae encodes:
- a CDS encoding glycosyltransferase 87 family protein: MPSNGGPVRVAGPERPAARLTREAALLAVERPRLVGAARWVWARPWTVLPLSFVAFGVLGASNPDSDAVMFLAAGRRLLGPQGLDVFADPELQLGPLALLLAGVVAAIADVLGVSALFLLGAVQAVLVLVLAQAVAGRAATRGGTSPDVARWVLTAVLLLSGSLAEATMMGHAEEIGLGLALAWAALSCMDGRRWSVGLVLGLAVGVKLWAILGLPLALVDRRPRAAAARVAVALALALALYGPFLVWGDVRTFEFVWAVSGPSTVGLALGTAAPAGWGLRIAQGVAVLVVGAGLAWRRAEPLAVVAAVLAVRLLLDPIRFPYYSGPLLAVLVLWAWTSSAGVVRGLRVPVLVAAPVVTLAPYLLPHGLQAVVGTAVLVGVVVVATRSALGRTRATVIHRPHLPEAAGTTT, translated from the coding sequence GTGCCGTCGAACGGGGGACCCGTGCGCGTCGCCGGGCCCGAGCGGCCGGCCGCCAGGCTCACGCGGGAGGCCGCACTGCTGGCCGTCGAGCGCCCTCGCCTCGTCGGCGCGGCGAGATGGGTGTGGGCGCGGCCCTGGACGGTCCTGCCGCTGTCGTTCGTCGCCTTCGGCGTCCTCGGCGCGAGCAACCCCGACAGCGACGCCGTGATGTTCCTGGCCGCCGGCCGGCGCCTGCTCGGACCGCAGGGACTCGACGTGTTCGCCGACCCGGAGCTCCAGCTCGGGCCGCTCGCGCTGCTGCTCGCCGGCGTCGTCGCCGCCATCGCGGACGTCCTCGGCGTCTCCGCGCTCTTCCTCCTGGGAGCCGTGCAGGCGGTGCTGGTGCTCGTGCTGGCGCAGGCGGTCGCCGGACGCGCGGCCACCCGCGGGGGCACGTCACCGGACGTCGCGCGATGGGTCCTCACCGCGGTCCTGCTCCTGAGCGGCTCGCTCGCCGAGGCGACCATGATGGGCCACGCGGAGGAGATCGGGTTGGGCCTCGCCCTGGCGTGGGCGGCCCTGTCCTGCATGGACGGGCGGCGGTGGTCCGTCGGGCTCGTCCTCGGTCTGGCCGTGGGCGTGAAGCTCTGGGCGATCCTCGGGCTGCCGCTCGCCCTGGTCGACCGCCGTCCGCGGGCCGCCGCGGCGCGTGTCGCCGTCGCGCTCGCGCTCGCGCTGGCCCTGTACGGACCCTTCCTCGTGTGGGGCGACGTCCGCACGTTCGAGTTCGTCTGGGCAGTGTCCGGACCGTCCACGGTCGGGCTCGCCCTCGGCACGGCCGCTCCCGCGGGCTGGGGTCTGCGGATCGCCCAGGGCGTCGCCGTCCTGGTGGTCGGCGCGGGCCTCGCGTGGCGTCGCGCCGAGCCGCTCGCGGTGGTGGCGGCCGTGCTGGCGGTCCGCCTCCTGCTCGACCCGATCCGCTTCCCGTACTACTCCGGGCCGCTGCTCGCCGTGCTCGTGCTCTGGGCCTGGACGTCGAGCGCGGGCGTGGTCCGTGGGCTCCGGGTCCCCGTGCTCGTCGCGGCGCCGGTCGTGACGCTCGCCCCGTACCTGCTCCCGCACGGCCTCCAGGCTGTGGTCGGGACCGCCGTCCTCGTCGGCGTCGTGGTCGTTGCGACGCGCAGTGCGCTCGGCCGGACCCGCGCCACCGTCATCCACCGTCCGCACCTGCCGGAGGCCGCGGGCACCACCACGTAG
- the nusB gene encoding transcription antitermination factor NusB: MGARTKARKRALDVLFEADQRGLDPIRLLADRIAEPGTEAALPQYSVDLVEGVIAQQDRIDELLATHAHGWTIDRMPAVDRALLRLGTWEILYNDDVPDAVAVDEAVELARSLSTDDSPQFVNGLLGRIVDLKPTLLA, encoded by the coding sequence GTGGGAGCTCGCACCAAGGCCCGCAAGCGGGCCCTCGACGTCCTGTTCGAGGCGGACCAGCGAGGGCTGGACCCCATCAGGCTGCTCGCCGACCGCATCGCGGAGCCGGGCACCGAGGCGGCGTTGCCCCAGTACTCCGTCGACCTGGTCGAGGGCGTGATCGCGCAGCAGGACCGCATCGACGAGCTGTTGGCGACCCACGCGCACGGCTGGACCATCGACCGCATGCCGGCCGTCGACCGCGCGCTGCTGCGCCTCGGCACGTGGGAGATCCTCTACAACGACGACGTGCCGGACGCGGTCGCGGTGGACGAGGCCGTGGAGCTCGCGCGGTCGCTGTCCACGGACGACTCGCCCCAGTTCGTCAACGGCCTCCTCGGCCGCATCGTCGACCTCAAGCCGACCCTGCTGGCCTGA
- the aroQ gene encoding type II 3-dehydroquinate dehydratase: MTRVLVLNGPNLARLGVREPEVYGSSTHDELVTAVEKWAADLGLDADVRQTDDESELVGWLHEAVDARAHVALNPAAFTHYSYALRDAAAQVTHAGLVLVEVHLSNPYAREAFRHVSVIGPVATGTIAGFGVEGYRLALEVIAARS, encoded by the coding sequence ATGACGCGCGTGCTGGTGCTCAACGGTCCCAACCTCGCTCGACTGGGGGTGCGGGAGCCCGAGGTCTACGGTTCCAGCACGCACGACGAGCTCGTGACCGCGGTCGAGAAGTGGGCCGCGGACCTGGGGCTGGACGCCGACGTCCGCCAGACCGACGACGAGTCGGAGCTGGTCGGCTGGCTGCACGAGGCGGTGGACGCGCGGGCGCACGTCGCACTCAACCCAGCCGCGTTCACCCACTACTCGTACGCACTCAGAGACGCGGCGGCGCAGGTCACGCACGCGGGACTGGTGCTGGTCGAGGTGCACCTGTCCAACCCGTACGCGCGGGAGGCGTTCCGGCACGTCTCGGTGATCGGTCCGGTCGCGACGGGCACCATCGCGGGCTTCGGCGTCGAGGGCTATCGCCTGGCGCTCGAGGTCATCGCCGCCCGCTCCTGA
- the aroB gene encoding 3-dehydroquinate synthase, with translation MTDPRTVRVEGDQPYDVVIGRNLLGALPEVLGSGVRRVLVVHPSALAATADTVREDLAAHGYEAFIAEVPDAEEAKTAQVAAFLWQVLGQADFTRSDAIVAVGGGATTDLGGFVAATWLRGIRVVHVPTTLLAMVDAAVGGKTGINTAEGKNLVGAFHPPAGVLCDLAALESMPRHDFVAGLAEVVKAGFIADPRILELVEANTAVLTDPVAAASSPVLLELVERAVAVKARVVGEDLREGGLREILNYGHTLGHAIEHVERFQWRHGAAVSVGMVYAAELARLAGRLPDEVVDRHRAILTSLGLPVTYRGDRWDRLLAAMRRDKKTRGDLLRFVVLEDVAKPVRLEGPDPALLAAAYAELSEGAPAPSRAISL, from the coding sequence ATGACCGACCCGAGGACCGTGCGCGTCGAGGGCGACCAGCCGTACGACGTCGTCATCGGCAGGAACCTGCTCGGTGCGCTCCCCGAGGTGCTGGGCAGCGGCGTGCGACGCGTGCTCGTCGTGCACCCGTCCGCCCTCGCGGCCACCGCCGACACCGTCCGTGAGGACCTCGCGGCGCACGGGTACGAGGCGTTCATCGCCGAGGTGCCCGACGCGGAGGAGGCCAAGACCGCCCAGGTGGCCGCGTTCCTGTGGCAGGTGCTCGGGCAGGCCGACTTCACGCGCAGCGACGCCATCGTCGCCGTCGGCGGGGGTGCGACCACGGACCTCGGCGGCTTCGTGGCGGCGACCTGGTTGCGCGGGATCCGGGTCGTGCACGTGCCGACGACGCTGCTCGCGATGGTCGACGCGGCGGTCGGCGGCAAGACCGGGATCAACACCGCCGAGGGCAAGAACCTGGTGGGTGCCTTCCACCCGCCCGCCGGCGTCCTGTGCGACCTGGCGGCGCTCGAGTCCATGCCGAGGCACGACTTCGTCGCCGGTCTCGCCGAGGTGGTCAAGGCGGGGTTCATCGCCGACCCGCGCATCCTCGAGCTCGTCGAGGCCAACACCGCGGTGCTGACCGACCCGGTCGCGGCGGCCTCGTCACCCGTCCTCCTCGAGCTGGTCGAGCGGGCCGTGGCGGTGAAGGCGCGCGTCGTGGGGGAGGACCTGCGCGAAGGGGGCCTGCGCGAGATCCTCAACTACGGCCACACCCTCGGGCACGCGATCGAGCACGTCGAGCGGTTCCAGTGGCGGCACGGCGCGGCCGTGTCGGTCGGCATGGTCTACGCCGCCGAGCTCGCGCGGCTGGCCGGACGGCTCCCCGACGAGGTCGTCGACCGTCACCGCGCGATCCTCACCTCCCTCGGCCTGCCCGTCACGTACCGGGGCGACCGGTGGGACCGCCTCCTCGCCGCCATGCGGCGGGACAAGAAGACCCGGGGCGACCTGCTGCGGTTCGTGGTGCTGGAGGACGTCGCCAAGCCTGTCCGCCTCGAGGGACCCGACCCGGCGCTGCTCGCAGCGGCGTACGCCGAGCTCAGCGAGGGCGCACCGGCGCCGTCACGGGCGATCTCCCTGTGA
- a CDS encoding shikimate kinase, translating into MSAAPGPRIVLVGPPGSGKSTVAIALGERWQLAVRDTDADVESTVGKTIAEVFVEDGEPVFRALERDAVRRALDEHDGVLALGGGAVLDESTQELLGAYVAGGGMVVFLDVSLAHAAPRVGFNQARPLLLGNPRAQWQALMEARRPVYERVSTVRVLTDDRRPTDVAVVIEEELAVLRRGEGSAS; encoded by the coding sequence ATGAGCGCCGCGCCGGGCCCGCGCATCGTTCTGGTGGGTCCTCCGGGATCCGGCAAGTCGACGGTGGCGATCGCGCTGGGCGAGCGGTGGCAGCTCGCGGTCCGCGACACCGACGCGGACGTCGAGAGCACCGTCGGCAAGACGATCGCCGAGGTCTTCGTCGAGGACGGCGAGCCCGTGTTCCGTGCCCTGGAGCGGGACGCGGTCCGGCGCGCGCTCGACGAGCACGACGGCGTCCTCGCCCTCGGTGGGGGAGCCGTGCTCGACGAGTCCACGCAGGAGCTGCTGGGCGCGTACGTCGCCGGCGGCGGGATGGTGGTCTTCCTCGACGTCTCGCTTGCCCACGCCGCACCGCGGGTGGGGTTCAACCAGGCGCGACCGCTCCTGCTCGGAAACCCGCGCGCGCAGTGGCAGGCGCTCATGGAGGCGCGGCGTCCGGTGTACGAACGCGTGTCGACCGTCCGCGTGCTGACGGACGACCGGCGGCCGACGGACGTCGCGGTGGTGATCGAGGAGGAGCTGGCGGTGCTGCGCCGCGGCGAGGGGAGCGCGTCATGA
- the efp gene encoding elongation factor P has translation MATTNDLKNGTVLKIDGQLWTVIEFQHVKPGKGGAFVRTKLKNVMSGKVVDRTFNAGLKVETANVDKRDMQYLYKDGTDFVFMDTDNYDQVHISETTVGDVAHFLLENQNAMVATNEGIPLYVELPPSVVLEVTYTEPGLQGDRSSAGTKPATLETGYEIQVPLFLEANTKVKVDTRDGSYLGRVND, from the coding sequence GTGGCGACCACCAACGACCTCAAGAACGGCACCGTGCTCAAGATCGACGGCCAGCTGTGGACCGTGATCGAGTTCCAGCACGTCAAGCCCGGCAAGGGTGGCGCGTTCGTCCGTACCAAGCTGAAGAACGTCATGTCCGGCAAGGTGGTCGACCGCACGTTCAACGCCGGCCTGAAGGTCGAGACGGCGAACGTCGACAAGCGCGACATGCAGTACCTCTACAAGGACGGTACGGACTTCGTGTTCATGGACACGGACAACTACGACCAGGTGCACATCTCGGAGACCACGGTGGGCGACGTCGCCCACTTCCTCCTGGAGAACCAGAACGCCATGGTCGCGACCAACGAGGGCATCCCGCTGTACGTGGAGCTGCCGCCGTCGGTGGTGCTCGAGGTGACCTACACGGAGCCGGGTCTGCAGGGCGACCGCTCGTCCGCCGGCACCAAGCCCGCGACCCTGGAGACCGGCTACGAGATCCAGGTCCCGCTGTTCCTCGAGGCGAACACGAAGGTCAAGGTGGACACTCGGGACGGGAGCTACCTGGGCCGCGTGAACGACTGA